The following proteins come from a genomic window of Bradyrhizobium paxllaeri:
- a CDS encoding lipid-A-disaccharide synthase N-terminal domain-containing protein, translating into MLIQYGAALGDYLYDVFVAKFDFWLAFGLVAQLLFTARFLVQWISSERAGRSVIPIAFWFFSMGGGLMTLVYGIAKREPVIIIGQAAATIIYIRNIMLIVRHRGKASKTLDR; encoded by the coding sequence ATGCTGATTCAATACGGCGCTGCGCTCGGCGACTATCTCTATGACGTCTTCGTCGCCAAGTTCGACTTCTGGCTGGCCTTCGGGCTGGTCGCGCAATTGCTGTTCACGGCGCGCTTCCTGGTGCAGTGGATCTCGAGCGAGCGCGCCGGACGAAGCGTGATACCGATCGCGTTCTGGTTCTTCTCGATGGGAGGCGGACTGATGACGCTGGTCTACGGCATCGCCAAGCGTGAGCCGGTGATCATCATCGGCCAGGCGGCGGCCACCATCATCTACATCAGAAACATCATGCTGATCGTCAGGCATCGCGGCAAGGCGTCGAAGACGCTGGATCGCTGA